In one Candidatus Paceibacterota bacterium genomic region, the following are encoded:
- a CDS encoding radical SAM protein: protein MKVVLAVVPRASGEIERGGLPFLGVGYVASSLLLDGHDVKILDAHTLRLTPEETVQKILEMNPDVLGLSGNTHNRFTAIEVIKLAKKQKPNLKVVVGGPHFGLTGKDALKTVSEIDFVVKGEGELTARELLKSGFKEEKFPGILGIVYRDKNRNIIENSDRPFVQNLDDLPMPAWHLFDLSRYKGTPIEKTGMKTIGIVSSRGCPNQCIFCSARAFHRGTLRVRSPKNFVDEIEYLQKNYGYGAFNFWDDTFSMIPSRAAEICEEILRRKLKISWYTPCRVNTVDKKLLALMKKAGCVRVNFGIESGSPKILKVMKKGITMEQARAAIKAAVEVGLDITLNFLVVYPYETWEDIKMTSAAIKEFRQLKNVKPSYSFIIIYPGTELEEIAKKEKVMPENFSWNSPYKNTKRIAAGEDESVPYFEWPGLPFEAVKAFMTKDLLEKRDIFKRFLKKAERVRNFDDVKAIFKVGIAYLKTTK from the coding sequence ATGAAAGTTGTTTTGGCTGTTGTTCCGCGGGCAAGCGGTGAAATAGAAAGAGGAGGACTTCCTTTTTTGGGCGTGGGGTACGTGGCTTCAAGCCTTCTTCTTGACGGCCATGACGTAAAAATTCTTGACGCTCACACCTTGAGGCTTACTCCGGAAGAGACAGTGCAAAAAATTCTAGAAATGAATCCCGATGTTTTGGGGTTAAGCGGAAATACGCACAATAGATTTACCGCAATAGAAGTTATTAAATTGGCAAAGAAACAAAAGCCTAACTTGAAAGTTGTTGTCGGAGGCCCTCACTTCGGTCTTACGGGGAAAGACGCCTTAAAGACGGTTTCTGAGATTGATTTTGTGGTAAAAGGCGAAGGCGAGCTTACTGCGCGGGAGCTTCTAAAAAGCGGCTTTAAGGAAGAAAAATTCCCGGGTATTTTGGGGATCGTCTACCGCGACAAAAACAGAAATATTATTGAAAATTCCGACAGGCCATTTGTTCAGAATTTGGACGATCTGCCGATGCCGGCTTGGCACCTTTTCGATCTTTCCCGATACAAAGGAACTCCCATAGAAAAGACGGGGATGAAAACAATCGGCATTGTGAGTTCGCGCGGATGCCCGAACCAGTGCATTTTTTGTTCGGCGCGCGCCTTTCATCGCGGAACGCTTCGTGTGAGAAGCCCGAAAAATTTCGTTGACGAAATTGAATATCTCCAAAAAAATTACGGCTATGGAGCTTTCAATTTTTGGGACGACACTTTTTCCATGATACCTTCGCGCGCCGCGGAAATTTGCGAAGAAATTTTACGGCGGAAACTTAAAATTTCCTGGTACACTCCGTGCCGCGTGAATACGGTGGACAAAAAACTTTTGGCTTTGATGAAAAAAGCCGGATGCGTGCGCGTCAATTTCGGAATAGAATCCGGAAGCCCGAAAATTCTGAAAGTGATGAAAAAAGGCATAACCATGGAACAGGCTCGCGCGGCGATAAAAGCCGCGGTTGAGGTCGGGCTGGATATAACTCTGAACTTTTTGGTTGTTTATCCTTATGAGACTTGGGAAGACATAAAAATGACTTCTGCCGCCATAAAGGAATTCCGTCAGCTAAAAAACGTAAAACCGTCTTACAGCTTTATAATAATTTATCCCGGAACGGAGCTTGAAGAAATAGCGAAAAAAGAGAAAGTAATGCCTGAAAATTTTTCATGGAATTCTCCTTACAAAAACACGAAAAGAATTGCCGCGGGCGAGGACGAGTCGGTACCTTATTTTGAATGGCCCGGCCTTCCTTTTGAAGCAGTAAAGGCTTTTATGACGAAAGATCTTTTGGAAAAAAGGGATATTTTTAAAAGATTTTTGAAGAAAGCGGAAAGGGTGCGCAATTTTGACGATGTAAAAGCTATTTTCAAAGTCGGAATCGCCTATTTAAAAACAACAAAATAA
- the asnB gene encoding asparagine synthase (glutamine-hydrolyzing), whose product MCGISGFNFNDRVLLKKMNMAVAHRGPDKEGVWNNADFSLGHRRLSIIDLSEKGVQPMFNENKTVAMVFNGEIYNYRELREELERKGHRFFSNTDSEAIIHLYEEKGERCLEHLDGIFSFGIYDLEKKIFFASRDPMGIKPFYYFCGGGKFIFSSEIKAILEHPVNREIDKRALSSYFHLFYPLAPLTIYKDIFKLPAGHFLIYKDGDVRIERYWKPSNKGKITDKNEIKKILFDLTEKAVEKQMISDRPLGVFLSGGIDSTAVAALAKKFSSGKLKTFSVGFESQEEKEKYNFDFEMARRVSRDFGTEHHEIMISGKDALSALEKVSWHMDEPISNHTQSITYLLSEIAKKEVAVVLGGDGGDEIFAGYPRYRLNLFLDKYQKIPVFLRKQILNKIISRVKNPDLARKIEKLPGVDRYMLFMSQKDEFLKQAIKSEWLEDKWHFDKFEKDYSRLSEFSSGETLMLMDLENWLPEESLMRTDKTTMAWGLEERVPLLDRHLVEFSFKIPDYYKINRSGGKKIFIEAMGSLLPDYVVNAPKRGWFSPMAKWLRSDLKEFAYEVLSPGYCSGGEEFLDFEAVRKILDDHISKRKYNLALIWSLITFQMWRRNFMRK is encoded by the coding sequence ATGTGTGGTATTAGCGGATTCAATTTTAACGACAGGGTACTCTTGAAGAAAATGAATATGGCAGTGGCTCATCGGGGCCCTGACAAGGAAGGCGTTTGGAATAACGCGGATTTTTCTTTGGGCCATCGCAGACTTTCAATAATTGATTTGTCTGAAAAAGGAGTACAGCCGATGTTTAATGAAAATAAGACCGTCGCGATGGTTTTTAACGGGGAGATTTATAATTACCGCGAACTGAGAGAAGAATTGGAGCGGAAAGGGCACAGGTTTTTTTCAAACACAGACTCGGAAGCGATAATACATCTATACGAGGAAAAGGGAGAAAGATGCCTCGAACATCTTGATGGCATTTTTTCTTTCGGGATTTATGATTTGGAAAAGAAGATTTTTTTCGCCAGCCGCGACCCAATGGGCATAAAACCTTTTTATTATTTTTGCGGCGGAGGAAAATTCATTTTTTCATCCGAAATAAAAGCGATATTGGAACATCCCGTAAACCGGGAAATCGACAAAAGGGCGTTAAGCTCTTATTTCCATTTGTTTTATCCTTTGGCTCCTCTCACTATCTATAAAGATATTTTTAAACTCCCGGCCGGGCATTTTTTGATTTACAAAGACGGAGATGTTCGTATTGAGAGATACTGGAAGCCTTCAAATAAAGGGAAGATAACCGACAAAAATGAAATCAAAAAAATATTGTTTGATTTGACCGAAAAAGCGGTTGAAAAACAAATGATTTCCGACAGGCCGTTGGGTGTTTTTTTAAGCGGGGGAATAGATTCAACCGCGGTCGCGGCTTTGGCTAAAAAATTCAGCTCCGGAAAATTAAAGACTTTTTCGGTTGGTTTTGAATCTCAAGAAGAAAAAGAAAAATATAATTTTGATTTTGAAATGGCAAGACGCGTCAGCCGGGATTTCGGAACCGAGCATCATGAAATTATGATTTCGGGAAAAGACGCTTTGTCCGCGCTGGAGAAAGTTTCTTGGCATATGGATGAGCCGATTTCAAATCATACGCAGTCTATTACGTATTTGCTTTCGGAAATCGCAAAAAAAGAAGTCGCCGTAGTTTTGGGCGGCGATGGCGGAGATGAAATTTTTGCCGGATATCCCCGGTATAGATTGAATCTTTTTTTGGACAAATATCAAAAAATTCCAGTTTTTTTGCGCAAACAGATTTTAAATAAAATTATAAGCCGCGTTAAAAATCCGGATTTAGCGAGAAAAATTGAGAAGCTGCCTGGAGTGGACAGATACATGCTTTTTATGTCGCAAAAGGACGAATTTTTAAAACAAGCGATAAAAAGCGAATGGCTGGAGGACAAATGGCATTTTGATAAATTTGAAAAAGATTATTCGCGGCTTTCCGAGTTTTCTTCTGGAGAAACGCTTATGCTTATGGATTTGGAAAATTGGCTTCCGGAAGAATCTCTTATGCGTACCGATAAAACCACCATGGCATGGGGTCTTGAAGAAAGAGTTCCTCTGCTTGACAGGCATCTTGTTGAGTTCAGTTTTAAAATTCCGGATTATTACAAAATAAATCGTTCCGGCGGAAAAAAGATTTTTATAGAAGCGATGGGAAGTCTTTTGCCGGACTACGTGGTTAACGCGCCTAAAAGAGGATGGTTTTCGCCGATGGCCAAATGGCTCAGAAGCGATCTCAAAGAATTCGCTTATGAAGTTTTGTCTCCCGGGTATTGTTCCGGCGGGGAAGAGTTTCTTGATTTTGAAGCGGTTAGAAAAATTTTAGACGATCATATTTCTAAAAGAAAATATAACCTTGCGCTTATCTGGTCCCTGATCACTTTTCAAATGTGGCGCAGGAATTTTATGCGCAAATAA
- a CDS encoding glycosyltransferase family 39 protein translates to MNNRKIKILLISILAFAFFLRISGMFFGLLSGDVYGDEIGNTIAAFKIMEAKSPVFVFGMKNYLPPLFSYLLVPAYGLIGIFGMIFHVFASIADFKEFVILYKEWFLAPSRILSAIFGMGTVYLVYLFARKLFDEKIALFSAFLLAVDFLHLHESQIGHIWSPITFFTVFCAYSFFNLYLTGERKWYFFSAAALGLGYAIGQLPIIFYPFFVLAHYFYVKKIREKFLNKKFIEANIWLIALLFVFTLLNFYTIYKHFYDVILAVLEIVGLGDFAVSIFPRTIPGIAHSFSLVGNWVYAAKTLFYDSPVFFTAAFFGGFFLLKKNKFSAQNVFLLFFPVYNLIVFSFLFYNFTYRYVLPLVPFIAIIVSFFVFYASDNLFAGTKKAFALPLLMLAVSSYSMAASLPYSFLLTKPYTVDEAVVWVYENVPSGNRVVSDVYLNSNRESLEFLKEYNQFNWLDTRKNYLLGLNDAEYPRPNYFLIDTNLTDVFSLPQKEKRADYALVFFYEEKDKKEKIKIVETFGKSELAAFFYPKEGGEFTKSLLNIRPHFFLKNILETRQIGPNVEIYKFLK, encoded by the coding sequence ATGAATAATAGAAAAATAAAAATTTTGCTTATATCAATTCTTGCCTTCGCTTTTTTCTTGAGAATAAGCGGCATGTTTTTCGGTTTGCTTTCGGGTGATGTTTATGGCGATGAGATAGGGAATACTATTGCCGCTTTCAAAATAATGGAAGCAAAAAGCCCCGTTTTCGTTTTTGGCATGAAGAATTACCTGCCGCCTCTTTTCAGCTATCTTCTGGTCCCGGCGTACGGCCTTATTGGAATTTTTGGAATGATTTTCCATGTTTTCGCGAGCATCGCCGATTTTAAGGAATTCGTGATTTTATACAAAGAATGGTTTTTGGCGCCAAGCAGGATTTTGTCTGCAATTTTCGGTATGGGAACGGTTTATTTGGTTTATCTTTTTGCCAGAAAACTTTTTGATGAAAAAATAGCGCTTTTTTCGGCATTTCTTTTGGCTGTGGATTTTCTTCATTTGCATGAATCTCAGATTGGGCACATTTGGTCGCCGATAACTTTTTTTACCGTTTTTTGCGCCTACAGTTTTTTTAATCTTTATCTCACGGGAGAAAGGAAATGGTATTTTTTTTCCGCCGCGGCTTTGGGATTGGGTTATGCCATAGGGCAGCTCCCGATAATATTTTATCCATTTTTCGTTTTAGCTCATTATTTTTACGTCAAAAAAATACGAGAAAAATTTTTAAATAAGAAATTTATTGAAGCCAACATTTGGTTGATTGCATTGCTTTTCGTATTCACGCTTTTGAATTTCTATACGATTTACAAGCATTTTTACGATGTGATATTGGCTGTTTTAGAGATTGTCGGTTTGGGCGATTTTGCCGTATCAATATTTCCGCGGACCATTCCCGGCATCGCGCACAGTTTTTCGCTTGTCGGCAATTGGGTTTATGCGGCTAAGACTTTATTTTACGATTCGCCCGTGTTTTTTACGGCGGCGTTTTTTGGCGGATTCTTTCTTCTTAAAAAAAATAAATTTAGCGCGCAAAATGTTTTTCTTCTGTTTTTTCCTGTTTATAATCTCATTGTCTTCTCTTTTTTGTTCTATAATTTTACATACAGGTATGTTTTGCCGCTTGTTCCTTTTATCGCCATTATCGTTTCTTTTTTCGTCTTTTACGCATCCGACAATCTTTTTGCCGGAACCAAGAAAGCGTTTGCGTTGCCATTGTTGATGCTTGCGGTATCTTCTTATTCCATGGCGGCCAGCCTGCCATATTCTTTTTTGCTGACTAAACCTTACACGGTAGATGAAGCGGTTGTCTGGGTTTATGAAAATGTGCCCTCGGGAAATCGCGTGGTTTCCGACGTGTACCTGAATAGCAACAGAGAAAGTTTGGAATTTTTGAAAGAATACAATCAATTTAATTGGCTTGATACAAGAAAAAATTATCTTCTCGGCTTGAATGATGCGGAATATCCCCGGCCGAATTATTTTTTAATTGATACGAATCTAACTGATGTTTTTTCGCTGCCTCAAAAAGAGAAGCGCGCTGATTATGCCCTGGTCTTCTTTTACGAGGAAAAAGACAAAAAAGAAAAAATAAAAATAGTCGAGACTTTCGGAAAGAGCGAACTTGCGGCGTTTTTTTATCCGAAAGAAGGAGGAGAATTTACAAAAAGTCTGCTCAACATAAGACCGCATTTTTTCCTCAAAAATATTTTGGAAACGCGGCAAATAGGTCCGAATGTTGAAATCTACAAATTCTTAAAATAA
- a CDS encoding methyltransferase domain-containing protein — MSEEKTIKNNEISGSAVKDVYWGEFSEELLDKIIGCYQSGRFDDADDIIKSLDREDFIFGLGRSDFLFYLPLGKTSKVLDVGCGLGVHSFNAAKIAGEVYGCDLSKKRVDFCNLRKQREEVKNISFLHSDIENLPFESETFDAVILNGVVEWLGEKNKNKNPRDDQIEDLRRVKALLKPGGILYIGIENRIALSYLFKARDHNDLKYTTFMPRFAASFVSRLKRGKSYRTYTYSKKGYERLLKDVGFDKTPDFYIAHPGYNLPQFLIPFQDETALKFILNSMSIDKGTTGKVARLFTRIPFLRGIIRNFFYAYAIFVKK; from the coding sequence ATGTCGGAAGAAAAAACTATCAAAAATAATGAAATTTCCGGTTCGGCTGTCAAAGACGTGTATTGGGGAGAGTTTTCCGAAGAACTTCTTGATAAAATAATCGGATGTTATCAATCGGGCCGGTTTGATGATGCGGATGATATTATAAAATCTTTGGATCGGGAAGATTTTATTTTCGGGCTTGGCAGAAGCGATTTTCTTTTTTATCTTCCTCTTGGCAAGACAAGCAAAGTTTTAGACGTGGGGTGCGGGCTTGGCGTTCATTCGTTTAACGCGGCTAAAATTGCCGGAGAAGTATACGGCTGCGATCTTTCAAAAAAAAGAGTTGATTTTTGTAATTTGAGAAAACAGCGCGAAGAAGTTAAAAATATCAGTTTTTTGCATTCGGATATTGAAAATTTGCCGTTTGAGTCTGAAACTTTCGATGCAGTAATACTTAACGGAGTCGTTGAATGGCTAGGAGAAAAAAATAAAAATAAAAATCCTCGCGATGACCAGATTGAAGATTTGCGCCGTGTCAAAGCGTTATTGAAGCCAGGCGGAATTCTTTATATCGGCATAGAAAACAGGATTGCTTTGTCCTATCTTTTTAAGGCTCGCGACCATAACGATCTTAAATACACGACGTTTATGCCTCGTTTTGCCGCCAGCTTTGTGAGCCGGCTTAAAAGAGGAAAATCGTACAGAACTTATACTTATTCAAAAAAAGGATACGAGCGTCTTTTAAAAGACGTCGGTTTTGATAAAACGCCGGACTTTTACATAGCGCATCCCGGCTATAACCTCCCGCAGTTTTTGATTCCTTTTCAGGACGAGACCGCGTTGAAATTTATTTTAAATTCCATGAGTATTGATAAAGGAACAACGGGCAAGGTAGCGCGGCTATTTACAAGAATTCCTTTTTTAAGAGGGATTATCAGAAATTTTTTCTACGCGTACGCTATTTTTGTAAAAAAATGA
- a CDS encoding glycosyltransferase, with the protein MRGFYFVNTNIENKRAHTFQILNTAEFLRRSFDLALVFPEYRNDYDKKNIFSYYGLTEETSVIFKRVFGIKRSCLLAFLLFDISASYFLFVQKIKNKPDFIYLRSSFFLSLSLAAFFLRIPIFYETHRKPISRSEKIRDYFLSKCASGFVVISKGLETYYSKYNKPVLVIHDAVSLGRFDIRLNKDEARQKLGISSPGILGVYCGSVRKIKGIDVIFSAAKKMPNVNFEIVGPVYPEFKNLEISFNVHLAGSKSQEKIPTYLKAADFLILPHPESEYSQSPMKLFEYLAVARPIISSDTANIKEVLVPEGNLFFKSGSDEDFVLAIKKYIAEKETYDKKAINNKEISREYTWEKRGEKIARFMRLVLNKQ; encoded by the coding sequence ATGAGAGGATTTTATTTTGTTAATACCAATATTGAGAACAAGAGAGCGCATACTTTTCAGATTTTAAATACCGCCGAGTTTTTAAGACGTTCTTTCGATTTAGCATTGGTTTTTCCCGAATACAGGAATGATTATGACAAAAAGAATATTTTTTCTTATTACGGTTTGACCGAAGAGACGTCCGTGATTTTTAAGAGAGTGTTTGGCATAAAAAGATCCTGTCTTCTTGCGTTTTTGCTTTTTGATATTTCGGCGTCATATTTTCTTTTTGTGCAAAAAATAAAAAACAAGCCGGATTTTATTTATTTAAGATCCAGTTTCTTTTTGTCGCTTTCTCTTGCCGCATTTTTTCTTCGTATTCCGATTTTCTATGAAACTCATAGAAAGCCCATTAGCAGGAGCGAAAAAATAAGGGATTATTTTTTATCGAAGTGCGCGTCCGGTTTTGTGGTTATAAGCAAAGGGTTGGAAACTTATTATTCTAAATATAATAAGCCCGTTCTTGTTATTCATGACGCGGTATCTCTTGGCAGGTTTGATATACGTTTGAATAAAGACGAAGCCCGTCAAAAATTGGGTATTTCTTCCCCTGGAATTTTGGGCGTGTATTGCGGAAGCGTCAGGAAGATAAAAGGAATAGATGTCATTTTTTCCGCCGCGAAAAAAATGCCAAACGTTAATTTTGAGATAGTTGGTCCTGTATATCCGGAATTCAAAAATCTTGAAATTTCTTTCAATGTTCATTTGGCCGGAAGCAAATCGCAGGAAAAAATACCCACATATCTTAAAGCGGCGGATTTTCTCATCCTTCCTCATCCGGAAAGCGAATATTCGCAGTCTCCAATGAAATTGTTTGAATATCTTGCCGTAGCCAGACCGATTATTTCTTCGGATACCGCGAACATAAAAGAAGTGCTTGTTCCCGAAGGAAATTTGTTTTTTAAATCCGGCAGCGATGAAGATTTTGTGCTTGCCATAAAAAAATATATCGCGGAAAAAGAAACGTACGATAAAAAAGCGATTAATAATAAGGAAATCTCCAGAGAATATACATGGGAAAAACGCGGAGAAAAAATAGCCCGGTTTATGCGCCTGGTGCTGAATAAGCAATAA
- a CDS encoding glycosyltransferase — MKVLYLYSGERKKKFSGRINIDYPDTQFYGLNHLVEFGIDAEYKEVNNKILGFRTKHLFSYFLTCGYDIVFGPSILFMMFFKKIFRPERKFILLNIGIARTISSDKKGFKAKIVKWFLEETDAIVCLSQAQAAYLENKFAGLKGKLFFVPLGVDAAYYKPEFENRGSYILSVGRDNGRDYKTVIDTAKLMPEEEFHIVCSRRNIEEIKEFPDNVKIFYDIPIYELNRKYHEAKLLLLLTHEDNFSDGSDCSGQTVLLDAMASGLPVVASRKKYLKDYVQEGVDILSVDFYNSADVREKIKLLREDTLRRKIAVNARKKIEDFFSTREMARGLAAVFEKAHE, encoded by the coding sequence ATGAAGGTTTTATATCTTTATTCCGGAGAAAGAAAGAAAAAATTCAGCGGTAGAATCAATATTGATTATCCTGATACCCAATTTTACGGCCTTAACCATTTGGTTGAATTCGGGATTGATGCCGAATATAAGGAAGTAAATAATAAAATTTTGGGTTTCAGGACAAAGCATCTTTTTTCATACTTTTTAACTTGCGGGTATGACATTGTTTTCGGTCCATCTATCCTTTTTATGATGTTTTTTAAAAAAATTTTCAGACCCGAAAGAAAATTCATATTATTAAATATCGGAATCGCCAGAACTATTTCGTCAGATAAAAAAGGTTTTAAGGCAAAAATAGTAAAATGGTTTTTGGAAGAAACAGATGCCATTGTCTGTCTTTCACAGGCGCAAGCGGCGTATCTTGAGAATAAATTCGCAGGGCTGAAAGGGAAATTATTTTTTGTGCCGCTTGGGGTTGACGCCGCGTACTATAAGCCGGAATTTGAGAACAGGGGGAGCTACATATTATCCGTCGGCAGGGATAACGGCCGCGATTACAAGACAGTGATTGATACCGCGAAATTGATGCCCGAAGAAGAATTCCATATAGTCTGCAGCAGAAGGAATATTGAAGAAATAAAAGAATTTCCGGATAATGTGAAAATTTTTTACGATATTCCTATCTATGAACTTAATAGGAAATATCACGAGGCAAAATTGCTCCTTCTTTTGACCCATGAAGATAATTTTTCAGACGGGTCGGATTGTTCGGGGCAGACAGTTCTGCTTGATGCCATGGCGAGCGGATTACCGGTTGTCGCGAGCAGAAAGAAATACCTGAAGGATTATGTTCAAGAAGGAGTTGATATTTTATCCGTGGATTTTTATAATTCAGCTGACGTTCGGGAAAAGATAAAACTTTTACGCGAAGATACTTTACGTAGAAAAATTGCCGTAAACGCCAGAAAAAAAATTGAAGATTTTTTTTCAACGCGCGAGATGGCGCGCGGACTTGCGGCTGTTTTTGAAAAAGCACATGAATAA
- a CDS encoding methyltransferase domain-containing protein translates to MNKPKINKTKDAVEYAVKYIKGDTLDLGAGSAKYRDIIKSKSERYVAFDMFPGEHVNVVGDVLELPFEDNSFDTIISTQVLEHVEKPWVMIEEIYRVLKKDGICFLTCPFMSPYHPDPKDYFRYSKDGLLSLFKNAGFEIIECEYYGLFFTVIEELLRFSFFSRFRQYKEKKQGEWSKRFLRYLQKFAGSLDGREKKDQIIYSNVYVAAKK, encoded by the coding sequence ATGAATAAGCCGAAAATCAATAAAACAAAAGACGCGGTTGAGTATGCCGTTAAATACATAAAAGGAGATACCTTGGACTTAGGCGCCGGCTCGGCTAAATATAGGGACATTATAAAATCGAAGTCCGAGAGATATGTCGCTTTTGATATGTTCCCGGGCGAGCATGTTAACGTTGTCGGCGATGTTTTGGAATTGCCTTTTGAAGATAATTCTTTTGACACGATAATTTCCACCCAAGTTTTGGAACATGTGGAAAAACCATGGGTTATGATTGAAGAAATTTACAGGGTTTTGAAAAAAGACGGCATCTGTTTTTTAACATGCCCTTTTATGTCGCCTTATCATCCTGACCCGAAAGATTATTTCCGCTACAGCAAGGACGGACTTCTTTCTTTGTTTAAAAACGCCGGTTTTGAAATAATCGAGTGTGAGTATTACGGGTTGTTTTTTACCGTGATTGAAGAGCTCCTCCGCTTTTCTTTTTTCAGCCGGTTCAGGCAATACAAAGAAAAAAAGCAGGGTGAATGGTCAAAAAGATTTTTAAGGTATTTGCAGAAATTCGCCGGTTCTTTGGACGGCAGAGAGAAAAAAGATCAGATTATTTATTCAAATGTTTACGTAGCGGCTAAAAAATAA
- a CDS encoding glycosyltransferase family 9 protein, giving the protein MIFQRLKNIFILFLCFFRVFFKGRANKKAGRPKKILVVQKSKLGDAICAIPVLHALKIKFPDVEICVLGGKIVEELLAYSPDFDDFILFENSFLGLVRKIKKEKFDFACVVGLNFPSLAALFLSGIPLISALSVVNGISPQETMPYKILKNFVVKVPFRMKEYAPREYLKLLEPIGIFTENTKKHLYFSREGAERAERFFSEKEIGGEGELVVGIAPSAGNKLKIWGGDKFSKLIEMILNNYSAKIILLGSGEDKKYIDELYEKFSGDKRIISACDLFSVDELKAFISRLDVLIGPDTGLMYVAEALDVSTIDIVGPVDETEQPPIGDKHKVIVSDAECHPCSFVMDTARGCKNKENEFVCFKKTTPETVFEAFKGLAKK; this is encoded by the coding sequence ATGATTTTTCAAAGATTAAAAAATATTTTTATCCTTTTTCTGTGCTTTTTTAGGGTGTTTTTTAAGGGCAGGGCGAATAAAAAGGCAGGACGCCCAAAAAAGATATTAGTGGTTCAAAAATCGAAATTAGGCGACGCCATATGCGCTATTCCGGTGCTCCATGCTTTAAAAATCAAATTTCCTGATGTTGAGATTTGCGTTTTGGGCGGAAAAATAGTTGAAGAGCTTTTGGCTTATAGCCCCGATTTCGACGACTTTATTCTTTTTGAAAATAGTTTTTTAGGCCTTGTCAGAAAAATAAAAAAAGAAAAGTTTGATTTCGCGTGCGTTGTCGGGCTCAATTTTCCTTCGCTTGCGGCGCTTTTCCTTTCGGGTATACCGCTGATTTCTGCTTTGTCCGTTGTCAACGGAATCAGTCCGCAGGAGACCATGCCTTATAAGATATTGAAAAATTTTGTCGTTAAAGTCCCCTTTAGGATGAAAGAATACGCTCCCCGCGAATATTTGAAACTGCTTGAACCAATAGGGATTTTTACCGAAAATACCAAAAAACATTTATATTTTTCCAGAGAAGGAGCCGAGAGGGCGGAAAGATTTTTTTCTGAAAAGGAAATTGGCGGCGAAGGGGAGCTTGTTGTCGGAATTGCCCCGTCCGCCGGAAATAAATTGAAAATTTGGGGCGGCGATAAATTTTCAAAGTTGATAGAGATGATTTTGAATAATTATTCCGCAAAGATTATTTTGCTGGGCAGCGGCGAAGATAAAAAATATATCGATGAACTTTACGAAAAATTTTCCGGGGACAAAAGAATTATAAGCGCTTGTGATTTGTTTTCCGTGGATGAATTGAAAGCGTTTATTTCCAGACTGGATGTTTTGATCGGTCCCGACACGGGCTTGATGTATGTTGCAGAAGCTTTAGATGTTTCGACCATAGACATAGTCGGTCCGGTCGACGAAACCGAACAGCCGCCAATCGGCGATAAACATAAAGTGATTGTTTCGGACGCGGAATGCCATCCTTGCTCTTTTGTGATGGATACCGCAAGAGGGTGTAAAAACAAAGAAAACGAATTCGTCTGTTTTAAAAAAACCACTCCGGAAACGGTTTTTGAAGCTTTTAAAGGATTGGCAAAAAAATGA